The following proteins are encoded in a genomic region of Gimesia sp.:
- a CDS encoding cysteine desulfurase produces MVANLSAIRNDFPILQRSLPNGKPLVYLDSGASAQRPQVVIDKIKEVYEQYYSNVHRGVHQLGDRVTTEMESARTCIQKFIGAEHPEEIIFTSGTTMSINLIAYSWGRHFLKEGDEIILNEMEHHANFVPWQAIAKEQGAVLKFIKLTPEGRLDLEHYQGLLTNRTRLVAVTGMSNVLGTINPITEMARLAHAAGALIFVDGAQSVPHLPVDVVESEIDFLAFSGHKIFGPSGIGVLYGRKALLENLPPFLYGGNMISEVHLDESKWARLPARFEAGTPAIAQAIALGTAIEYVNQLGFNVIEEQEHQLSQYAMERLQSVPGLEIYGPQELEQRGAIFSFNIAGAHPEDLATLLDRKGIAVRHGHHCTMPLHQLLQIPASVRASLTFYNTTEDIDALIEAIDFARQRLRLV; encoded by the coding sequence ATGGTCGCCAATCTATCAGCCATCCGAAACGACTTTCCGATCCTGCAGCGTTCCCTTCCCAATGGAAAACCGCTGGTTTACCTGGACAGCGGTGCCTCAGCCCAGCGTCCTCAGGTCGTCATTGATAAAATTAAGGAAGTCTACGAACAATATTACTCGAATGTCCACCGCGGTGTGCATCAGCTGGGCGACCGTGTGACGACCGAAATGGAATCGGCCCGTACCTGCATTCAAAAGTTCATTGGCGCTGAACACCCCGAAGAAATTATCTTTACTTCCGGCACTACGATGTCCATCAATCTCATTGCTTATTCCTGGGGCAGACATTTTCTCAAGGAAGGCGATGAGATCATCCTGAATGAAATGGAACATCACGCAAACTTCGTCCCCTGGCAGGCGATCGCTAAAGAGCAGGGGGCCGTGCTGAAGTTCATCAAACTGACTCCTGAGGGACGACTGGATCTCGAACACTATCAAGGTCTGTTGACGAACAGAACCCGGCTGGTCGCGGTCACCGGGATGTCGAATGTGCTGGGGACGATTAATCCCATCACTGAGATGGCCCGGCTTGCACACGCAGCTGGCGCACTCATCTTTGTTGATGGCGCCCAGAGTGTGCCTCACCTGCCTGTCGATGTTGTGGAAAGTGAGATCGACTTCCTTGCATTCTCAGGTCACAAGATTTTCGGTCCTTCGGGCATCGGTGTGCTCTATGGTCGCAAGGCACTGCTGGAAAACCTGCCACCGTTCCTGTATGGCGGTAATATGATTTCTGAAGTTCATCTGGACGAATCAAAGTGGGCTCGTCTACCGGCCCGCTTCGAGGCTGGGACACCGGCGATCGCCCAGGCAATCGCGCTGGGGACCGCCATCGAGTATGTCAATCAGCTCGGTTTTAATGTGATTGAAGAACAGGAGCATCAGCTCAGCCAGTACGCGATGGAACGACTGCAGTCCGTGCCCGGCCTGGAAATCTATGGCCCACAGGAACTGGAACAACGCGGCGCGATTTTCAGTTTCAACATCGCAGGTGCGCATCCTGAAGATTTAGCAACGCTGCTGGACCGTAAGGGAATTGCGGTGCGCCACGGGCACCACTGCACCATGCCGTTACATCAGTTACTGCAGATCCCCGCCAGTGTGCGTGCGAGCCTGACGTTCTATAACACAACCGAAGACATCGACGCCTTGATTGAGGCCATCGATTTTGCCCGTCAGCGTCTGCGGCTGGTTTGA
- a CDS encoding YkgJ family cysteine cluster protein: protein MPAPSLKLPTIQNWNCHNCGGCCKQHQIEITLEEKERIDKQRWDEDDSIPGDKPVIVRLGISPTSQRYRLAHQEDGSCIFLDERGLCRIHAKFGEPAKPLACQVYPYAFHPAGNDIAVSLRFSCPSVVANLGERIDRQEPAIRKIVNQVLPKRHKAPPAPQLTAREAVGWPDTLKAVTALSRFFADPEVPVQTSLLRALGWGELIEHARFEVVQGERFTEFLELISQAVDQELPADLEIPRTPPSRLGGIQFRLLAAQYARKDTHAETAKGLGRRLSLLMSALKFTRGSGTVPQLQERFQRVPFAALEEPFGSLPAESQKLFSRYFRVKIQGLHFLGAAYYDIPFVEGFYHLALMFPSILWIARWIAAGEGRTELVAEDINEAMTIADHHHGYSPVFGMPHFRSRVKTLSRTGDIKKLISWYGQ, encoded by the coding sequence ATGCCTGCTCCCTCATTAAAGCTGCCCACGATCCAGAACTGGAACTGCCATAATTGTGGGGGATGTTGTAAGCAGCATCAGATTGAAATCACGCTGGAAGAAAAAGAACGGATCGACAAACAACGCTGGGATGAGGATGATTCGATCCCAGGGGACAAGCCGGTGATCGTAAGACTGGGGATCTCACCGACCAGCCAACGCTACCGCCTGGCGCATCAGGAAGATGGCTCCTGTATCTTTCTGGATGAACGGGGCCTGTGCCGGATTCACGCCAAATTCGGTGAGCCCGCTAAGCCGCTGGCCTGCCAGGTTTATCCGTATGCCTTCCATCCAGCAGGCAATGACATCGCCGTCAGTCTGCGTTTCAGTTGTCCTTCGGTCGTTGCGAACCTGGGTGAACGCATTGATCGGCAGGAACCCGCGATTCGAAAGATTGTCAACCAGGTGTTGCCCAAGCGGCATAAAGCTCCTCCCGCACCGCAATTGACGGCACGGGAAGCGGTGGGCTGGCCGGATACACTGAAAGCAGTTACCGCGCTCAGTCGTTTCTTCGCTGATCCGGAAGTCCCTGTGCAAACCAGTCTCTTGCGTGCACTGGGGTGGGGCGAGTTGATTGAACACGCGCGGTTTGAAGTTGTGCAGGGAGAACGCTTCACGGAATTTCTCGAATTGATTTCCCAGGCCGTGGATCAGGAACTGCCGGCTGATCTGGAGATCCCCCGCACGCCTCCCAGCAGGTTGGGGGGGATTCAGTTTCGTCTGCTGGCGGCACAGTACGCCCGCAAAGATACACATGCGGAAACAGCCAAGGGATTAGGCAGACGGTTATCGCTGCTGATGTCTGCATTGAAGTTTACTCGGGGCAGTGGCACCGTACCTCAACTGCAGGAACGTTTTCAACGTGTCCCTTTCGCAGCCCTGGAAGAACCATTTGGTTCGCTGCCTGCGGAGAGTCAGAAGTTATTCTCACGCTACTTTCGCGTCAAAATCCAGGGGTTGCATTTTCTGGGAGCAGCCTATTACGACATCCCGTTTGTGGAAGGTTTCTACCATCTGGCGCTGATGTTCCCCTCGATTCTCTGGATCGCACGCTGGATTGCAGCAGGAGAAGGGAGAACAGAACTTGTAGCGGAGGATATTAATGAGGCGATGACGATTGCCGATCACCACCATGGATATTCACCGGTTTTCGGAATGCCTCACTTTCGCAGTCGGGTGAAAACATTATCACGCACCGGCGACATCAAGAAACTCATCAGTTGGTATGGTCAGTAG
- a CDS encoding DUF427 domain-containing protein, with product MPKAIWNEAVLVESDDTVMVDGDVYFPIESVNSRFLKKSTSTSTSPQKGKAFFYDVVVEDKVNRDAAWYYLNPEKEYGQLKNRIAFWKGVELTNESDVSSSTDHTN from the coding sequence GTGCCTAAAGCAATCTGGAATGAGGCTGTCCTGGTCGAGTCCGATGACACCGTGATGGTGGATGGGGATGTCTACTTTCCCATTGAGTCGGTCAACTCCCGTTTTCTGAAGAAGAGCACTTCTACATCTACCAGCCCCCAGAAAGGCAAAGCTTTCTTTTACGATGTCGTCGTGGAGGATAAGGTAAACCGGGATGCCGCCTGGTATTATCTCAACCCCGAAAAAGAATACGGGCAGCTCAAAAACCGGATTGCGTTCTGGAAAGGGGTCGAGCTGACAAACGAATCTGACGTTTCATCTTCTACTGACCATACCAACTGA